The Miscanthus floridulus cultivar M001 chromosome 7, ASM1932011v1, whole genome shotgun sequence genome includes a region encoding these proteins:
- the LOC136463444 gene encoding pentatricopeptide repeat-containing protein At3g53360, mitochondrial-like — protein MALPPPHRLLPRSSSFTSSVTTHASPHRGSHSPNTSVPNASTTTATAAQISLLRAHARAGRMRPEREVFDAMPDRGRSLVAWTTLMSGYATHGPASEALELLLCMLGLLVRPDAFVFSVALRACAAVGNLRFGRQLHGAVAKLGYVGVDLFVANGLVTMYSSCQSLRCAEKVFGSIASPDLVSWTSMLSAYTENGCDAEALMLFMEMVRDGVACDAFTLSVALRAASSLGHVGLGHQLHCCMIKMGLVGKEFLDNCLIGFYGRSGELQMMRNVFDEMNGKDLVSWNTIIQCYAENLCHEEASAHFRAMMFEFAECDEFTLGSILHVVTRTGAFGHGMEIHGYLIRAGLDSDKHVMSALIDMYVSWVSLRKRYRVFPLRMLKYYLTVQGKLDQFIVASSLKSCASGLDLVAGRMLHACILKSNMNPDSFVTSSLVDMYAKCGALEESNLLFSRTKNPGTAAWSAAISGNCLNGQYGRAVHLFRRMQSEHVQPNEFTYTAILTACMALGDAVSGMEIHSNLIRNGYGTNTSVLKSLITFYLRQGRYHQALKLCLALSNHDISWDTLVESFSQVDHHVGVVNLFHVIQCCGANLDYHTARLILSSCGKLGLLEEGLQAHAYMTKRGLASTACTNNYLIDMYSSCGSLRHAFNAFNYMPDKDASSWTSIVAANIENGCPETAIRLFSQMQKEKCRPTPEVFLSVLKACARTGLVNEAFRFFAAMTEVYKIQPSEEHYSHMIEVLSRAGMFKEAEHFIDSVVPSESGASAWSLLCAAAKQNGNDKTVELAGDRPARLPGG, from the coding sequence ATGGCgcttcctcctcctcatcgctTGCTGCCGCGCTCTTCCAGCTTTACGAGCAGCGTCACCACCCACGCGTCCCCACACAGGGGCAGCCACAGTCCCAATACGTCCGTCCCAAACGCCTCCACCACTACCGCCACCGCGGCGCAGATCTCGCTgctccgcgcccacgcccgcgccggcCGGATGCGGCCCGAGCGGGAGGTGTTCGACGCAATGCCGGATCGAGGGAGGTCCCTCGTCGCCTGGACCACCCTCATGTCCGGGTACGCCACCCACGGTCCAGCCTCCGAGGcactcgagctgctcctctgcaTGCTCGGCCTTCTCGTCAGACCCGACGCCTTCGTCTTCTCTGTCGCGTTGCGCGCCTGCGCCGCCGTCGGGAACCTTCGATTCGGCAGGCAgctccatggcgccgtcgccaaGCTCGGGTACGTTGGGGTAGACCTCTTCGTGGCCAACGGCCTCGTCACCATGTACTCGAGCTGCCAGTCCCTCCGTTGCGCCGAGAAGGTCTTCGGCAGTATCGCATCTCCGGACCTGGTTTCCTGGACATCCATGCTCAGTGCATACACCGAGAACGGATGTGACGCCGAAGCACTGATGCTATTCATGGAAATGGTCCGTGATGGCGTCGCGTGCGATGCTTTTACACTGTCGGTGGCACTCAGGGCAGCTTCGAGTTTGGGCCATGTGGGATTGGGCCATCAGCTACACTGCTGCATGATCAAGATGGGGTTGGTTGGCAAGGAGTTCCTGGATAATTGTCTGATCGGATTCTACGGACGGTCTGGTGAACTGCAGATGATGCGAAACGTGTTCGATGAGATGAATGGCAAAGATTTGGTTTCTTGGAACACCATAATCCAGTGTTATGCAGAAAACTTGTGCCATGAAGAAGCCTCAGCTCATTTTCGTGCTATGATGTTTGAATTCGCAGAATGCGATGAGTTTACGCTGGGCAGCATTCTTCATGTTGTTACCAGAACTGGTGCTTTTGGTCATGGTATGGAAATACATGGCTACCTCATCAGAGCCGGTTTGGACTCTGACAAGCACGTTATGAGTGCTCTCATTGATATGTATGTCAGTTGGGTTAGTCTTCGTAAGAGGTACCGGGTGTTTCCTTTGAGAATGTTAAAATATTATCTGACAGTCCAGGGCAAGCTGGATCAATTTATCGTGGCAAGCAGTCTGAAGTCATGTGCTTCTGGTCTAGATCTGGTAGCAGGGAGGATGTTGCATGCTTGCATATTAAAGTCTAATATGAATCCAGATTCTTTTGTTACTAGTTCGTTGGTCGACATGTATGCTAAATGCGGTGCTCTGGAGGAATCAAATCTTCTGTTTTCAAGAACCAAGAATCCAGGTACAGCTGCGTGGTCTGCTGCTATCTCAGGAAACTGTCTGAATGGCCAGTACGGAAGAGCAGTACATTTGTTTAGGAGGATGCAGTCAGAGCATGTGCAACCTAACGAATTCACCTACACCGCTATACTTACGGCATGCATGGCTCTTGGAGATGCTGTAAGTGGTATGGAGATCCACAGCAACTTGATTCGAAATGGCTATGGAACCAACACCTCTGTCCTGAAAAGTTTGATTACCTTTTACCTAAGACAAGGTCGGTACCACCAGGCTCTGAAACTGTGCTTAGCACTATCAAACCATGATATTTCTTGGGACACATTGGTTGAATCATTTTCTCAGGTTGACCATCATGTTGGAGTAGTTAATCTCTTTCATGTTATCCAATGTTGTGGCGCGAACCTTGACTACCATACTGCACGTCTCATCTTGAGTTCGTGTGGGAAGCTGGGACTTCTTGAGGAAGGGCTGCAAGCACATGCCTACATGACCAAGCGTGGCCTTGCTTCCACAGCTTGTACCAACAACTACCTCATCGACATGTACTCCAGTTGTGGTAGCCTTAGACATGCGTTCAATGCCTTCAACTATATGCCTGACAAGGATGCATCTTCCTGGACCTCAATAGTGGCAGCAAACATCGAGAATGGCTGCCCAGAGACTGCCATTCGCCTGTTTTCACAGATGCAGAAGGAGAAGTGCCGTCCGACACCGGAGGTATTTTTATCTGTGCTGAAGGCCTGCGCGAGAACTGGCCTAGTAAATGAAGCATTCAGGTTTTTTGCAGCCATGACGGAGGTTTACAAGATACAGCCCTCGGAGGAGCATTATTCCCACATGATTGAAGTCTTGAGTCGTGCGGGGATGTTCAAGGAGGCAGAGCATTTCATTGACAGTGTTGTTCCTTCTGAATCTGGCGCATCGGCCTGGAGTTTGCTTTGTGCTGCTGCGAAACAGAATGGAAATGATAAGACGGTAGAGCTTGCAGGAGACAGACCAGCAAGGCTTCCCGGTGGCTAG